A window of Haloarchaeobius litoreus contains these coding sequences:
- a CDS encoding universal stress protein: protein MTLLVPFDGAALSTTALRRATEFATFRDEQLVVLTVVPDDPEYARERDWLDPGDTFDVGVIERKLRQRVLDLAPEADFRCELIENVEPVASETTDVARRIREVAAELDVSVVFVGSENAGRVTNPLSSVGSPVADTPQYDVYIARRRDE, encoded by the coding sequence ATGACCCTTCTCGTCCCGTTCGACGGCGCGGCGCTGTCGACCACCGCACTCCGACGCGCCACCGAGTTCGCGACGTTCCGCGACGAACAGCTGGTCGTCCTCACCGTCGTCCCCGACGACCCCGAGTACGCCCGCGAGCGCGACTGGTTGGACCCCGGTGACACGTTCGACGTGGGCGTCATCGAGCGCAAGCTCCGCCAGCGCGTGCTCGACCTCGCGCCCGAGGCCGACTTCCGCTGCGAGCTCATCGAGAACGTCGAACCCGTCGCCAGCGAGACGACCGACGTGGCTCGTCGCATCCGCGAGGTCGCGGCGGAACTCGACGTCAGCGTCGTCTTCGTCGGCAGCGAGAACGCCGGGCGCGTGACGAACCCGCTCTCCAGCGTCGGCTCGCCAGTCGCCGACACCCCGCAGTACGACGTGTACATCGCCCGCCGGCGCGACGAGTGA